In Lysobacter firmicutimachus, one genomic interval encodes:
- a CDS encoding glutamate--cysteine ligase produces the protein MSGPSQVKEIEIPDVKAGGRDMLIEYLASGARPESDWKIGTEHEKFGFRTDDLRPPTFDGERGIEALLKGLVQFGWTPVEENGRVIALSRGQASVSLEPAGQLELSGAPLDTLHDTCVEAATHLREVRTVAEPMGLGFLGMGFQPKWRRDEMPWMPKGRYKIMREYMPKVGNLGLDMMTRTSTVQVNLDVRDEADMVKKFRVSLALQPIATALFADSPFTEGKPNGYLSYRSHIWTDTDPDRTGLLDFVFEDGFGYERYVDYLLDVPMYFVYRDGRYIDASGQSFRDYLEGKLPAYPDRRPTLKDWADHTTTAFPEVRLKKYLEMRGADSGPWNRICALSAFWVGLLYDAEALDAAWDLVLDFTPAERHALRDGVPRHGFHLPFRDGKVLDLARRALEISAHGLKRRARLNQHGADESIYLEPLAEFVAMGKSPAERKLELFHGAWGGSVDPVFKDFAY, from the coding sequence GTGTCCGGTCCCAGCCAGGTCAAGGAAATCGAGATTCCCGACGTCAAGGCCGGCGGCCGCGACATGCTGATCGAGTACCTGGCCTCGGGCGCGCGCCCGGAGTCGGACTGGAAGATCGGCACCGAACACGAGAAATTCGGTTTCCGCACCGACGACTTGCGCCCGCCGACCTTCGACGGCGAGCGCGGCATCGAGGCGTTGCTCAAGGGACTGGTGCAGTTCGGCTGGACCCCGGTGGAGGAGAACGGCCGGGTGATCGCGCTCAGCCGCGGCCAGGCCTCGGTCTCGCTGGAGCCGGCCGGCCAGCTGGAGCTGTCCGGCGCGCCGCTGGACACCCTGCACGACACCTGCGTCGAAGCGGCGACCCACCTGCGCGAAGTGCGCACCGTCGCCGAGCCGATGGGCCTGGGCTTCCTCGGCATGGGTTTCCAGCCCAAGTGGCGCCGCGACGAGATGCCGTGGATGCCCAAGGGCCGCTACAAGATCATGCGCGAGTACATGCCCAAGGTCGGCAACCTCGGCCTGGACATGATGACCCGCACCAGCACCGTGCAGGTCAACCTCGACGTGCGCGACGAGGCGGACATGGTCAAGAAATTCCGCGTCTCGCTGGCGTTGCAGCCGATCGCGACCGCGCTGTTCGCCGATTCGCCGTTCACCGAAGGCAAGCCCAACGGCTATCTGTCCTATCGATCGCACATCTGGACCGATACCGACCCGGACCGCACCGGCCTGCTCGATTTCGTGTTCGAGGACGGCTTCGGCTACGAGCGCTACGTCGATTACCTGCTCGACGTGCCGATGTACTTCGTCTACCGCGACGGCCGCTACATCGACGCCAGCGGCCAGTCGTTCCGCGACTACCTCGAGGGCAAGCTGCCGGCCTATCCGGACCGGCGTCCGACCCTGAAGGATTGGGCCGACCACACCACCACCGCGTTCCCGGAAGTGCGTTTGAAGAAGTACCTGGAGATGCGCGGCGCCGATTCCGGTCCGTGGAACCGGATCTGCGCGCTGTCGGCGTTCTGGGTCGGCCTGTTGTACGACGCCGAGGCGCTCGACGCGGCCTGGGACCTGGTGCTGGACTTCACCCCGGCCGAACGCCACGCGCTGCGCGACGGCGTGCCCCGGCACGGGTTCCACCTGCCGTTCCGCGACGGCAAGGTGCTGGATCTGGCGCGGCGCGCGCTGGAGATCTCCGCCCACGGCCTCAAGCGGCGCGCGCGCCTGAACCAGCACGGCGCCGATGAATCGATCTATCTGGAGCCGCTGGCCGAGTTCGTGGCCATGGGCAAGAGCCCGGCCGAGCGCAAGCTGGAACTGTTCCACGGCGCCTGGGGCGGCAGCGTCGATCCGGTGTTCAAGGATTTCGCCTACTGA
- a CDS encoding MFS transporter, protein MTDRHDAPSRKPQLSFWQIWNMCFGFLGIQFGFALQNANVSRIFQTLGAAIDDIPMLWIAAPLTGLIVQPIVGYLSDRTWSPSLGRRRPYFLIGAVLASLALLAMPNAPFLWIAAGLLWVLDASINISMEPFRAFVGDQLPPRQRPTGYAMQSFFIGVGSVVASALPYVLAHYGVANTAMPGEVPDTVRYAFYAGGAVLLLSVGWTVLSTREYPPEQLAEYDEAPPAPPHPPRDRVRCLLLGAAWVTVGAILAVAISMAALDRQLYVLAGMIAAFGLAQCLRGVVGEDSGFASVMDDLHGMPPTMLRLAVVQFFSWFALFAMWIYTTPAVTQLHYHSSDTASAAYNDGANWVGVLFAAYNGFAALAAVAIPWMARRWGLRWSHLVNVCLGGAGLISIALIRDPQWLLLSMLGVGFAWASILSLPYALLSDSLPAAKMGVYMGIFNFFIVIPQLVAASLLGFLLKTFFHGEPVWALVIGGASLVVSGLCVLRVREPGA, encoded by the coding sequence ATGACCGATCGCCACGACGCTCCGTCCCGCAAGCCGCAGCTGTCGTTCTGGCAGATCTGGAACATGTGCTTCGGCTTCCTCGGCATCCAGTTCGGCTTCGCCCTGCAGAACGCCAACGTCAGCCGGATCTTCCAGACCCTCGGCGCGGCCATCGACGACATCCCGATGCTGTGGATCGCCGCGCCGCTGACCGGCCTGATCGTGCAGCCGATCGTCGGCTATCTGTCCGACCGCACCTGGAGCCCGAGCCTGGGCCGGCGGCGTCCGTATTTCCTGATCGGCGCGGTGCTGGCCTCGCTGGCCTTGCTGGCGATGCCCAACGCGCCGTTCCTGTGGATCGCGGCCGGCCTGCTGTGGGTGCTGGACGCGTCGATCAACATCTCGATGGAGCCGTTCCGCGCGTTCGTCGGCGATCAGCTGCCGCCGCGCCAGCGCCCCACCGGCTATGCGATGCAAAGCTTTTTCATCGGCGTCGGCTCGGTGGTCGCCAGCGCGCTGCCCTACGTGCTGGCGCACTACGGCGTCGCCAATACCGCCATGCCCGGCGAGGTGCCCGACACGGTGCGCTACGCCTTCTACGCCGGCGGCGCGGTGCTGCTGCTGTCGGTGGGCTGGACGGTGCTGAGCACGCGCGAGTATCCGCCCGAGCAACTGGCCGAGTACGACGAAGCGCCGCCGGCGCCGCCGCATCCGCCGCGCGACCGGGTGCGTTGCCTGCTGCTCGGCGCGGCCTGGGTCACGGTCGGCGCGATCCTGGCCGTGGCGATCTCGATGGCCGCGCTGGACCGCCAGTTGTACGTGTTGGCCGGCATGATCGCCGCGTTCGGCCTGGCCCAGTGCCTGCGCGGCGTGGTGGGCGAGGACAGCGGCTTCGCCAGCGTCATGGACGACCTGCACGGCATGCCGCCGACCATGCTGCGCCTGGCGGTGGTGCAGTTCTTTTCCTGGTTCGCCTTGTTCGCGATGTGGATCTACACCACGCCGGCGGTGACCCAGTTGCACTACCACAGCAGCGACACCGCCTCGGCCGCCTACAACGACGGCGCGAACTGGGTCGGCGTGCTGTTCGCCGCCTACAACGGCTTCGCCGCGCTGGCGGCGGTGGCGATTCCGTGGATGGCGCGGCGCTGGGGCCTGCGCTGGAGCCATCTGGTCAACGTCTGCCTGGGCGGCGCCGGGCTGATCTCGATCGCGTTGATCCGCGACCCGCAGTGGTTGCTGCTGTCCATGCTCGGCGTCGGTTTCGCCTGGGCCTCGATCCTGTCGCTGCCTTACGCCCTGCTGTCGGACAGTTTGCCGGCGGCCAAGATGGGCGTGTACATGGGCATCTTCAACTTCTTCATCGTCATTCCGCAGCTGGTCGCGGCGAGTTTGCTCGGCTTCCTGCTCAAGACCTTCTTCCACGGAGAGCCGGTATGGGCATTGGTGATCGGCGGCGCGAGCCTGGTCGTCTCGGGCCTGTGCGTGCTGCGGGTGCGCGAGCCGGGCGCATGA
- a CDS encoding peptide ABC transporter substrate-binding protein — protein sequence MPAQPSPAQSAQTQLERGNGPEPSTLDAHRCQEVACGNVLRDLYEGLVTEDAQGRLVPGMAQRWTVSADGRTWRFVLRPGLRWSNGEALDAGQIVASFRRAFAPATAAPFGELFDALDQAQAVQAGRVAPERLGVSAPDPRTVEFRLNRSASLPALLTLPIAFPVYLPAVRRHGAQHTRPGQLVSNGAYTLAAWTPQANLQLRRNPRFHDAAAVAIERVRFHVTEDAAAELQRFAAGDLHITEVVPPQPLVSLRRRFGAQLRLSPYLGAFWLGLNTTRAPFRDAPCAAGATRCDDRALALRRALAMAVDRDKLTRYVTGLGETPAYGTVPPGIAGYTPAQAAWSDLPQAQREAHARALYRYAGYSARNPLTLELRYNTSTPHRRLALAVAAMWRQTLGVQVRLRNEEWKVFVQNRKQRAITQAFRGGWIGDLADARNFLAAFGNDGPLNWTGYDDAGYRERLARADAAATDAARNAWLRAAEQRLLNDHAAIPLYFYTSKHLVSERVRGFQPNALDRHASRWLSLSP from the coding sequence GTGCCTGCCCAACCGTCGCCGGCGCAAAGCGCGCAGACGCAGCTGGAGCGCGGCAACGGCCCGGAACCGAGCACCCTGGACGCGCACCGTTGCCAGGAAGTCGCCTGCGGCAACGTATTGCGCGACCTGTACGAAGGCCTGGTCACCGAAGACGCGCAGGGCCGGCTGGTGCCGGGCATGGCGCAACGCTGGACGGTCTCGGCCGACGGCCGCACCTGGCGCTTCGTGCTGCGCCCGGGGCTGCGCTGGAGCAACGGCGAGGCGCTCGACGCCGGCCAGATCGTCGCCAGTTTCCGCCGCGCGTTCGCGCCGGCCACCGCAGCGCCGTTCGGCGAACTGTTCGACGCCCTCGATCAGGCCCAGGCGGTGCAGGCCGGCCGGGTCGCGCCGGAACGGCTCGGGGTGTCGGCGCCGGACCCGCGCACGGTCGAATTCCGGCTCAATCGCAGCGCCTCGTTGCCGGCCCTGCTGACCCTGCCGATCGCGTTCCCGGTGTACCTGCCGGCCGTGCGGCGCCACGGCGCCCAGCACACCCGGCCCGGGCAGCTGGTCTCCAACGGCGCCTACACCCTGGCCGCGTGGACCCCGCAGGCCAATCTGCAACTGCGGCGCAACCCGCGCTTCCACGACGCCGCCGCGGTGGCGATCGAGCGCGTGCGCTTCCACGTCACCGAGGACGCCGCCGCCGAACTGCAACGCTTCGCCGCCGGCGACCTGCACATCACCGAGGTGGTGCCGCCGCAGCCGCTGGTCTCGCTGCGCCGGCGCTTCGGCGCGCAACTGCGCCTGTCGCCCTATCTGGGCGCGTTCTGGCTCGGCCTCAACACCACCCGCGCGCCGTTCCGCGATGCGCCCTGCGCCGCCGGCGCGACGCGCTGCGACGACCGCGCCCTGGCGCTGCGCCGGGCCCTGGCGATGGCGGTCGACCGCGACAAGCTGACCCGCTACGTGACCGGCCTGGGCGAAACCCCGGCCTACGGCACCGTGCCGCCGGGCATCGCCGGCTACACCCCGGCCCAGGCCGCCTGGTCGGACCTGCCGCAGGCGCAGCGCGAGGCGCATGCGCGCGCTTTGTACCGCTACGCCGGCTATTCCGCGCGCAATCCGCTGACCCTGGAGCTGCGCTACAACACTTCGACCCCGCACCGGCGCCTGGCGCTGGCGGTCGCGGCGATGTGGCGGCAGACCCTGGGCGTGCAGGTGCGGCTGCGCAACGAGGAATGGAAGGTGTTCGTGCAGAACCGCAAGCAGCGCGCGATCACCCAGGCTTTCCGCGGCGGCTGGATCGGCGACCTCGCCGACGCGCGCAACTTCCTCGCCGCGTTCGGCAACGACGGGCCGCTCAACTGGACCGGCTACGACGACGCCGGCTACCGCGAGCGGCTGGCGCGCGCCGATGCCGCCGCCACCGACGCCGCGCGCAACGCCTGGCTGCGCGCCGCCGAGCAGCGCCTGCTGAACGATCACGCCGCGATCCCGCTGTACTTCTATACCTCCAAACATCTGGTTTCCGAGCGCGTGCGCGGCTTCCAGCCCAACGCCCTGGACCGTCACGCCAGCCGCTGGTTGAGCCTGAGCCCATGA
- a CDS encoding LacI family DNA-binding transcriptional regulator, translating into MRKKSKATSVDIAHLAGVSQATVSRVLSGSPLVNAETRRRVEAVVRELNYKVDRHASSLRRQRSGTLAMLLFEDPTPDESHINPFFLSMLGSITRACARHGQDLLISFQQLSDDWAGDYEDSMKADGLILLGYGDYLAYQGKLQKLVEQGTRFVRWGAVLPDQPGLSIGCENLGGGRQAGTHLLALGRRRVAFLGDASSHYPEFLDRYLGCEQALAAAGLTLDRALQVDAESAEDAGHAAACELLARGLPFDAIFAASDLIAIGAMRALAEHGLRVPEDVSVVGFDDIPMARFAHPPLTTIFQDTKQAGELLVDTLMKLIHGEQAHSVRLPTSLVVRKSCGAG; encoded by the coding sequence ATGCGCAAGAAGAGCAAAGCCACCTCGGTCGACATCGCCCATCTGGCCGGCGTGTCCCAGGCCACCGTCTCGCGCGTGCTCAGCGGCAGCCCGCTGGTCAACGCCGAGACCCGGCGCCGGGTCGAAGCGGTGGTGCGCGAGCTCAACTACAAGGTCGACCGCCACGCCTCCAGCCTGCGCCGGCAGCGCTCGGGCACGCTGGCGATGCTGCTGTTCGAGGACCCGACCCCGGACGAGTCGCATATCAACCCGTTCTTCCTGTCCATGCTCGGCTCGATCACCCGCGCCTGCGCCCGCCACGGCCAGGACCTGCTGATCTCGTTCCAGCAGCTGTCCGACGATTGGGCCGGCGACTACGAGGACAGCATGAAGGCCGACGGCCTGATCCTGCTCGGCTACGGCGACTACCTGGCCTACCAGGGCAAGCTGCAGAAACTGGTCGAACAGGGCACCCGCTTCGTGCGCTGGGGCGCGGTGCTGCCGGACCAGCCGGGGCTGTCGATCGGCTGCGAGAACCTCGGCGGCGGCCGCCAAGCCGGCACGCATCTGCTGGCGCTGGGACGGCGGCGGGTGGCCTTCCTCGGCGACGCCTCCAGCCATTATCCCGAGTTCCTCGACCGCTACCTCGGCTGCGAGCAGGCCCTGGCCGCCGCGGGGCTGACGCTGGACCGCGCCCTGCAGGTCGACGCGGAAAGCGCCGAAGACGCCGGCCACGCGGCTGCCTGCGAGCTGCTGGCACGCGGGCTGCCGTTCGATGCGATCTTCGCCGCCAGCGACCTGATCGCGATCGGCGCCATGCGTGCGCTCGCCGAACACGGCCTGCGCGTGCCGGAAGACGTGTCGGTGGTCGGCTTCGACGACATCCCGATGGCGCGCTTCGCCCACCCGCCGCTGACCACGATCTTCCAGGATACCAAGCAGGCCGGCGAGCTGCTGGTCGACACGCTGATGAAGCTGATCCACGGCGAGCAAGCCCACAGCGTGCGGCTGCCGACCTCGCTGGTGGTGCGCAAGTCCTGCGGCGCCGGCTAA
- a CDS encoding VIT family protein yields the protein MNASASRPQSLGRHSETHRSERVGWLRAAVLGANDGIVSVAGLVVGVAASGADAAAILTSGIAGAVAGAMSMAAGEYVSVRSQADTERADIAVERRELAEDPASELEELARIYVRRGLTPELAHEVARQLTAHDALGSHARDELGITETLRARPLQAAAASALAFVCGAALPIGAVLLAPSGEVEAVAIPTTLAALFLSGALAAWAGGAPVLRGALRVAFWGALAMAAATLVGRLFGVQV from the coding sequence ATGAACGCATCCGCCTCTCGCCCGCAATCGCTGGGCCGCCATTCCGAGACCCACCGTTCCGAGCGCGTGGGCTGGCTGCGCGCAGCGGTGCTCGGCGCCAACGACGGCATCGTCTCGGTCGCCGGTCTCGTGGTCGGCGTCGCCGCCAGCGGCGCCGACGCCGCCGCGATCCTCACCAGCGGCATCGCCGGCGCGGTCGCCGGGGCGATGTCGATGGCCGCCGGCGAATACGTGTCGGTGCGTTCGCAGGCCGACACCGAGCGCGCCGATATCGCGGTGGAACGGCGCGAACTGGCCGAGGACCCGGCCAGCGAACTGGAGGAGTTGGCGCGGATCTACGTGCGTCGCGGCCTGACCCCGGAACTGGCGCACGAAGTCGCGCGCCAGCTGACCGCGCACGATGCGCTCGGCAGCCACGCCCGCGACGAACTGGGCATCACTGAAACCTTGCGCGCGCGGCCGCTGCAGGCCGCGGCGGCATCGGCGCTGGCCTTCGTCTGTGGCGCCGCGCTGCCGATCGGCGCGGTGTTGCTGGCGCCGTCGGGCGAAGTCGAGGCGGTGGCGATCCCGACCACCCTGGCCGCGTTGTTCCTGTCCGGCGCGCTGGCCGCCTGGGCCGGCGGCGCGCCGGTGCTGCGCGGCGCGTTGCGGGTCGCGTTCTGGGGCGCGCTGGCGATGGCCGCGGCGACCCTGGTCGGGCGCCTGTTCGGCGTGCAGGTCTGA
- a CDS encoding alpha-amylase family glycosyl hydrolase — protein MSRLALAALALALAGCATAGSSAPAAARDYYGTLEPMAADAVYFVVTDRFVNGDPNNDQREQGGPDPATRSFDRPVAGAPAGESDNIGYLGGDFKGLLDNAGYIRDMGFGAVWLTPIVDNPDQAFTGGEAVTWGGAFQDRGKTGYHGYWGVDFFRLDEHLPSPGLDFAALTAGLKRHGLKTVLDIVANHGSPSFTMPQDQPKYGEIYRDGVLVADHQNLPPERLDPQREPLHRFFRPQKDLVQLSNLDDSNPALLEYFVDAYSQWLDQGADALRIDTIRHVPMPFWRSFAARLRAKRPGLFMFGEAFDYKAENIAPFTWAENGGVSVLDFPLKERLAEVFGRGRADYARLDERLYLQDGPYANPYELMTFYDNHDMARLDASDEGFIDANHWLFTARGIPVIYYGSETGFQRGRAEHAGNRNYYGQARVDAGAAHPIHAALKRIARVRRDSPALQRGLQLNVLLQGDRAAFYRVYQHGDTAQIALVLLNKGDAPADFVVAQYLQAGTWRAAFGGAETVIGKGESLRAQVPAHGVQVYLLDAPVRDPGLAAALDRAMAHARRR, from the coding sequence ATGAGCCGCTTGGCGTTGGCCGCGCTGGCGCTGGCGCTCGCCGGTTGCGCGACGGCCGGGTCGAGCGCGCCGGCGGCTGCGCGCGACTACTACGGCACGCTCGAACCGATGGCCGCCGACGCGGTGTACTTCGTGGTCACCGATCGCTTCGTCAACGGCGATCCGAACAACGATCAGCGCGAGCAGGGCGGCCCGGACCCGGCCACGCGCAGCTTCGACCGGCCGGTCGCGGGCGCGCCGGCCGGCGAGAGCGACAACATCGGCTATCTCGGCGGCGACTTCAAAGGCCTGCTCGACAATGCCGGCTACATCCGCGACATGGGCTTCGGCGCGGTCTGGCTGACGCCGATCGTCGACAACCCCGATCAGGCCTTCACCGGCGGCGAGGCGGTGACCTGGGGCGGCGCCTTCCAGGACCGCGGCAAGACCGGCTACCACGGTTATTGGGGCGTGGACTTCTTCCGCCTCGACGAGCACCTGCCCAGCCCGGGGCTGGATTTCGCTGCGTTGACCGCGGGCCTGAAGCGGCATGGGCTCAAGACGGTGCTCGACATCGTCGCCAACCACGGCTCGCCCTCGTTCACGATGCCGCAGGATCAGCCCAAATACGGCGAAATCTACCGCGACGGCGTGTTGGTCGCCGACCACCAGAATCTGCCGCCTGAGCGGCTGGACCCGCAGCGCGAGCCGCTGCACCGCTTCTTTCGCCCCCAGAAGGATCTGGTCCAGTTGTCCAACCTCGACGACAGCAACCCGGCGCTGCTGGAGTACTTCGTCGATGCCTACTCGCAATGGCTGGATCAGGGCGCCGACGCGCTGCGCATCGACACCATCCGCCACGTGCCGATGCCGTTCTGGCGCAGTTTCGCCGCGCGCCTGCGGGCCAAGCGGCCGGGCTTGTTCATGTTCGGCGAGGCCTTCGACTACAAAGCCGAGAACATCGCGCCGTTCACCTGGGCCGAGAACGGCGGAGTCAGCGTGCTCGACTTTCCGCTCAAGGAACGCCTGGCCGAGGTGTTCGGCCGCGGCCGCGCCGATTACGCCCGCCTCGACGAGCGCCTGTACCTGCAGGACGGGCCGTACGCGAACCCGTACGAACTGATGACCTTCTACGACAACCACGACATGGCGCGGCTGGACGCCAGCGACGAAGGCTTCATCGACGCCAACCACTGGCTGTTCACCGCGCGCGGCATCCCGGTGATCTATTACGGTTCGGAAACCGGCTTCCAGCGCGGCCGCGCCGAGCATGCGGGCAATCGCAACTACTACGGCCAGGCGCGGGTCGATGCCGGGGCCGCGCATCCGATCCATGCCGCGCTCAAGCGCATCGCCCGCGTGCGCCGCGACTCGCCGGCCCTGCAGCGCGGCTTGCAGTTGAACGTGCTGCTGCAGGGGGACCGCGCCGCGTTCTATCGCGTCTACCAGCACGGCGACACGGCGCAGATCGCGCTGGTCCTGCTCAACAAGGGCGATGCGCCGGCGGACTTCGTGGTCGCGCAGTACCTGCAGGCGGGCACCTGGCGCGCGGCCTTCGGCGGCGCCGAGACGGTGATCGGAAAGGGCGAAAGCCTGCGCGCGCAGGTGCCCGCGCACGGGGTGCAGGTCTATCTGCTCGACGCACCGGTACGCGATCCGGGCCTGGCCGCGGCGTTGGATCGGGCCATGGCCCACGCCCGCCGGCGCTGA
- a CDS encoding ABC transporter permease subunit, with protein sequence MRPALARFGSRLLEAAITLWLLATLCFVLLRAAPGGPFDSEKAAPPEVQAALEAQYRLDQPLPMQYLAWLGDAVRGDLGPSFQYPDYTVNQLIANALPVSMLNGGLALLLALLLGIGLGVWAALRAGRWTDRLLMGLAGLGLAVPKFVVAPLLVLVFAVGLHWLPAGGWGEWDNIVLPVIALALPNIAYCARLTRASLLETLSADYLTAARARGLSETRLLFAHALKPALLPVAAWLSPALINVVTGSAVVEQVFGIPGMGRYFVQGALNRDYTLVLGVVLAIGALIVAINVAVDALRAWMDPR encoded by the coding sequence ATGCGGCCGGCGCTGGCCCGGTTCGGTTCGCGCCTGCTGGAGGCGGCGATCACTCTGTGGCTGCTGGCGACATTGTGCTTCGTGCTGCTGCGCGCCGCGCCGGGCGGCCCGTTCGACAGCGAAAAAGCCGCGCCGCCGGAGGTACAGGCCGCGCTCGAGGCCCAGTACCGGCTCGACCAGCCCTTGCCGATGCAATACCTGGCCTGGCTCGGCGACGCGGTGCGCGGCGACCTCGGGCCCTCGTTCCAATATCCCGATTACACCGTCAACCAGCTGATCGCCAACGCCTTGCCGGTGTCGATGCTCAACGGCGGCCTGGCCCTGCTGCTGGCCTTGCTGCTCGGCATCGGCTTGGGCGTGTGGGCGGCGCTGCGCGCCGGCCGCTGGACCGACCGGCTGCTGATGGGCCTGGCCGGGCTCGGCCTGGCGGTGCCCAAGTTCGTCGTCGCCCCCTTGCTGGTGCTGGTGTTCGCGGTCGGCCTGCACTGGCTGCCGGCCGGCGGCTGGGGCGAATGGGACAACATCGTCTTGCCGGTGATCGCCCTGGCCCTGCCCAACATCGCCTACTGCGCGCGCCTGACCCGCGCCTCGCTGCTGGAGACGCTGTCGGCCGACTACCTGACCGCTGCGCGCGCCCGCGGCCTGTCGGAAACCCGGCTGCTGTTCGCGCATGCGCTCAAGCCGGCGCTGCTGCCGGTCGCGGCCTGGCTGTCGCCGGCGCTGATCAACGTGGTCACCGGTTCGGCGGTGGTCGAGCAGGTGTTCGGCATCCCCGGCATGGGCCGCTATTTCGTCCAGGGCGCGCTCAACCGCGACTACACCCTGGTGCTGGGCGTGGTGCTGGCGATCGGCGCCCTGATCGTGGCGATCAACGTGGCCGTCGACGCTTTGCGCGCCTGGATGGATCCGCGGTGA